The following proteins are encoded in a genomic region of Nicotiana sylvestris chromosome 4, ASM39365v2, whole genome shotgun sequence:
- the LOC138890541 gene encoding uncharacterized protein, protein MGKPQHIIHMIIGGTDDPQGPVIKRTKLFAATEGQTRSCMPEDILAFSEEDLETLSHPHNDALVISFLLNNVQVKHVLVDPGSSANVIRSKVVEQLGLLNQIIPTSRVLNGFNMVGEATKREITLPVNMSDIVRNTKFHVIEGDMRYNSLLERSWIHNMRAVPSTLHQMMKFPTKDGIKTVYGEHHVAKKMFAVHEEVPTSIPSASKERVDKETLEDDEEDFFTPRSFIAPEESDATKLIIEELEQAVLIKHLPDRKVYLEWD, encoded by the coding sequence ATGGGAAAACCTCAACACATCATTCATATGATCATTGGGGGGACCGACGATCCTCAAGGACCCGTGATCAAACGGACAAAACTTTTTGCTGCAACAGAAGGGCAAACTCGGAGCTGCATGCCCGAGGACATCCTAGCATTCAGTGAAGAAGACTTAGAGACCTTGTCACATCCACATAATGATGCGCTGGTAATTTCATTTCTCTTGAATAATGTTCAAGTTAAacatgtactcgtggatccaggtagctcggccaatgtTATCAGGTCGAAGGTGGTAGAACAGCTCGGACTGCTCAACCAAATCATACCTACCTCCCGAGTCCTCAACGGCTTCAACATGGTCGGCGAAGCAACGAAGAGagagatcaccctcccggtcaacatGTCCGATATAGTTCGGAATACCAAATTTCacgtcatcgaaggtgacatgaggtacaattcATTGCTTGAAAGGTCATGGATACACAATATGAGGGCAGTACCATCAACgcttcatcagatgatgaaattTCCAACAAAAGACGGTATAAAAACGGTATATGGGGAACATCATGTGGCAAAGAAGATGTTCGCGGTTCACGAGGAGGTACCAACTTCTATACCCTCAGCCTCGAAGGAGCGGGTAGACAAAGAGACCCTTGAGGACGATGAAGAAGACTTCTTCACTCCCCGATCCTTTATTGCCCCCGAAGAATCGGATGCAACAAAGTTGATaattgaagaactggagcaagCTGTTTTGATCAAACATCTCccagatcggaaggtatacctggaATGGGACTaa